In the Brachyhypopomus gauderio isolate BG-103 chromosome 4, BGAUD_0.2, whole genome shotgun sequence genome, one interval contains:
- the sp5a gene encoding transcription factor Sp5a, with amino-acid sequence MAAVAVLRNETLQAFLQDRTPNSSPENTKHSPLALLAATCNRIGHHHGTNPADFIPVPYDTALGSPSRIFHPWSNEANAQSFSSNSSFGISSKSQLSAHLQGSYSSHHELPLTPPADPAYPYDFSPVKMLPCSVQSLQSTCPPTYVPAVTYAAPPAMPGFVTGHSGLVHQQQRQLSPTPGEDIPWWSLQQGGHVAHPPSLAPHRFPLQSSLVLGRTDFAQYQTQIAALLHTKSPLATARRCRRCRCPNCQSSSSNDEPGKKKQHVCHIPGCGKVYGKTSHLKAHLRWHSGERPFVCNWLFCGKSFTRSDELQRHLRTHTGEKRFVCPDCCKRFMRSDHLAKHVKTHQNKKIKPHEKPDHVKREESRHV; translated from the exons ATGGCAGCAGTGGCTGTGCTAAGAAACGAGACTCTTCAGGCATTTCTGCAG GACCGCACTCCAAACTCTTCACCGGAGAACACCAAGCACTCCCCTTTAGCACTTCTAGCAGCTACGTGTAACAGGATCGGGCACCACCACGGAACCAACCCCGCGGACTTCATCCCGGTTCCCTACGACACAGCCCTTGGGTCGCCATCGCGGATTTTCCATCCATGGAGTAACGAGGCAAACGCTCAGTCTTTCTCCAGTAATTCTTCATTTGGAATATCTTCTAAATCCCAACTTTCAGCGCACCTGCAAGGTTCCTACAGCTCCCACCACGAGCTGCCTCTAACCCCCCCAGCAGACCCCGCGTATCCTTATGACTTCTCCCCCGTCAAGATGCTGCCGTGTTCGGTCCAGTCCTTACAGTCCACGTGTCCTCCGACGTACGTCCCCGCTGTAACGTACGCGGCGCCGCCTGCGATGCCGGGCTTTGTAACGGGACACTCAGGCCTGGTCCACCAGCAGCAGAGACAGTTATCACCCACTCCAGGAGAAGACATCCCCTGGTGGAGCCTCCAACAGGGCGGCCACGTGGCTCACCCCCCGTCCCTGGCGCCGCACCGCTTCCCGCTCCAGAGCAGCTTGGTTCTGGGACGCACGGACTTCGCGCAGTACCAGACCCAAATCGCCGCCCTGCTTCACACCAAGTCCCCCCTCGCCACGGCCCGGCGCTGTCGCAGGTGTCGGTGTCCGAACTGCCAGTCGTCCAGCTCCAACGACGAGCCGGGCAAGAAGAAGCAGCACGTGTGCCACATCCCCGGGTGCGGGAAGGTTTACGGGAAGACGTCGCACCTGAAGGCGCACCTGCGCTGGCACTCGGGCGAGAGGCCGTTCGTCTGCAACTGGCTCTTCTGTGGGAAAAGTTTCACTCGCTCCGACGAACTACAGAGACATCTCAGGACGCACACCGGGGAGAAGAGGTTCGTGTGTCCGGACTGCTGCAAGAGGTTCATGAGAAGCGACCATTTGGCAAAACATGTGAAGACGCACCAGAACAAGAAGATCAAACCGCACGAAAAGCCCGATCACGTCAAACGGGAGGAGAGCAGACACGTATAG